Genomic window (Zingiber officinale cultivar Zhangliang chromosome 2B, Zo_v1.1, whole genome shotgun sequence):
GGTAGAATTATCCTAAAGATTTGTCTACTATCTATCTTTTTTTTGAGTtcataaaaaaatactttaatattttaatataatcctAAATAACACtagtaattaattttcaaaattattttaattaattaaataatttaataaatttaaatcatttaattttattattattaaatcatTTACAATTTACACTCTTAATTATTTGACAACTTAAATtcacattttaattatttttctaattacCAATGAATTAACATGATGCTCAATCAATCAAAACTTTTATTCGGCCTTTTGAATtacaatatttaattaattaatatgtacccctttctttctttttctttaaaaccAGCATATATTAATTTGTCTCTGGAAATAATATGATCAGtctatttttttcttattgtaaTTAGAAAAATCACTCCGTATTATTCCTCTGACATGATTACAAACTAAATATTCAACTTACTTTTGCCATTTGAAAGTAGAAttaacaataattttaaaaaaattaattagtaagtaaattttttaattttattattatgcagCTAGTAAGTGAAATGAATTTATTagtatttaatattaattaagaaaattttagtaTATAATTTTAAACTTGAGATTTTCCATGAGAGATTTTTTAAGTTagtaatattaaatattatatttgagGTATGTGAaaatatatagtgtttgtatcctaTGTAGTTTTTATATTAGATTTGTATTATAACTCGTTAGTAATTTAGTTGTATAGGTTTTTGCTTTTTTTTAAGTATTATTAAGCATAATGTAATTAGTAcatttagtttattattaaataaactttTGATGTGTTTAAAATAACCTTATCttgataataaatttaaattttaaactaatgaaaaatattaatttaagagatgtgaaaataaaaaataatttatttcattagtttaattaaaaaaacgtGTTATGATATTTTGTTTGTTGAGAATTTCTTTATGTTTACAAAttatagtttatttaaaatttgGTGTACCATTACTTATTTATTGTAGAATGACTTCAAAAATAAAAGTCCTTGTTAGCTATGGAGGTAGGATCGTTGAGGGTGAGCACGGTGCAGATTATGAAGGAGGGTCGCATCGAGTAGTGTTTTTGCAAGAGAGTTTTGAGTATAGTAACCTTGTTGAGTCCATAAGCCAGAAATTGGAGCTCCGATCAGATGATATTATATCTGATATAATATATAGATTGCCTTGTATGTCAAATGGAGTCATCCATTATTATTGTATGGAGGTCAAAGATGGTGATGATATACGTGTCCTTGTTGATAGTATTGCTGTTGTTGAAAGTACAAGTTATCCTCAGCTATATGTGAAAACTAGAAAATATCGAGTTAAGGGTAGGAGAAGTGTATGTACTCAGGAGGCATAGCTGGGTGGTAGACGAAGTTTTTGTGATCGTAGTTTGGGTCTTTTGCATGAACCTGTTATGCAAAGTGGTAGGCATAGTGTATATGCTCCTACTTCAGAGCTAATATAATTGGTGATCCTTTTATACTGCCTAGTCGTCACAGTGTATGTGCTCCAAGTTCTCAACCGTTTGGTGATTCAACTCTACAATGTGATCGACGAAGTGTGTATGTTCCGAATCAGGCATTATCTGAAGCTCCATTCGAACCAAGTCTCAGCGCAAGTATTTATGATGAGGTTGGTCCATCACATGAAGTTATGGAGTCTTTTCGTGTATTGAGCCATTCAGATGTCCCACTACCTGAGAGTGTTGACATACCAATAGCAACAAATGATTGTCAGTCCAACCCTTCAGAAGAGGAAGATAGTGATGGGCTACTTGGTCAAGACGATTGTGAGAAAGAGACAATGATCGAAGTGCCTGAAGCATTTCAGTTTACTGTAGGAGGCAACTACCCTGTTTCAGCAAATTTGATCGGATCAGTGGGTAACACAGTTGGAATGGTAGTTGATACAGAATTTGATACAACATTGGAGTTTTAAGAGAAGGAAGATGTAATTAATGCAGTTAAACAGTATTCCTTGAATTGCAGTCGAGAATATGAAGTTGCTAAGTCAAGTTCGCGTGTTTGGTCAGTCGTATGTAAGAATACTAAATATGAGTGTAGTTGGCAGTTACGTGCAGCAAGGCTAAAGAAACTTGGTGGAGAATGGGGCATAACACGATATAAAGGTCCACACACATGTGTTGCGAGGGCTATATCGCTTGATCACAGACAATTGGACTCAAACTTTATATGCAACTGCATATTGGAAGGGATGAAGAAAGATCCATCCAAGTCAGTTGGAAGTATTATCGTTGAAATTCACAATTGGTTGCATTTCAAACCCTCCTATAGGAAAGCATGGGAGGCTAAACAGAAGGCTATTGCCAGAATTTGGGGTGATTGGGATGAATCATACCAACGTCTACCACATTTCTTTGCAGCTTTGCAACAGACAAATCCTGGAAGTGTTATATGGTGGGCATTCGATGATCACACTCATGTCAGGCATCGTGGATTTGAATTCAACAAAAAAATTTTGCGTTGGCTATTTTGGTCATTCAAACCAGCTATTGACAGTATCGAGTTCACAAAGCCAGTGATCCAAATTGATGGAACTTTCCTTTACGGTAAGTATAAACATTCACTCCTAATTGCAACAACCATTGATGGAGATAACTCTGTGATTCCACTGGCTTATGCGCTAGTAGAGTCCAAGAATGTGGACAATTGGGGATGGTTCATGGCGCTCCTTCGAACGTATGTAGTAAGGTGTGATGGTATATGTGTCATTTCCGATAGAAATATTGGAATTATGCAGACAATGAATAACCAATATCTCGGTTGGGATGAAACTCATGCAAAACATCGCTATTGCCTCCGTCATGTGGCCAACAATTTTAACACACACTTCAAAAATGTTGGACTCAAGAATTTACTCATAAAGGCTGGTACGGTTACAAAACTTCACAATGCTATTAATACTTATGCATACATGTTTTATATACAACATCTAACCGATGCCACATTATAGGGAGGACGTGTCAAGTAAGAAAATGTGAACGAGTTTTGGAGCGGGTAAAAGAGAGGAATGATGAGGCATGGAACTGGATTTCATCGCTCCCAATAGAAAAATGGTCAATGTCCCATGATGGGGGTCACAGATATGGGCATGCGAATACAAATGTAGCTGAGTGTGTCAATTCAATTTTGAAAGATGCACGTCGTTTACCTGTTGCTGCCCTTATCGAGCACACATTTTATAACATGGTCAAGTACTTTGATAACAGAAGAAATGTGTACTCTGATCAgatggccaatgacaaagtgtacACTTCGCAGTGCCTCAAATTACTTGATAGACGTTTGAAAGTTGCGTACACCCATCAGGTAACCTCTTTCAATCGTGAAGATGGAATTTTTGAAGTGAAGACTGGATACTCCCGTGAAATGCGAAAaggagaaaattaaaattaataattaataaaaggttaagcattaaacctttaaagaaatataattcaaataatttaatcaattcaaaattaaaaattaataaaaacttaagtattaaaaataatctcttaaagaaagataattcaagtaacttaataaaattaaaat
Coding sequences:
- the LOC122048704 gene encoding uncharacterized protein LOC122048704 produces the protein MEVKDGDDIRVLVDSIAVVESTSYPQLYVKTRKYRVKGRRSCICSYFRANIIGDPFILPSRHSVCAPSSQPFGDSTLQCDRRSVYVPNQALSEAPFEPSLSASIYDEVGPSHEVMESFRVLSHSDVPLPESVDIPIATNDCQSNPSEEEDSDGLLGQDDCEKETMIEVPEAFQFTVGGNYPVSANLIGSVGNTVGMVVDTEFDTTLDREYEVAKSSSRVWSVVCKNTKYECSWQLRAARLKKLGGEWGITRYKGPHTCVARAISLDHRQLDSNFICNCILEGMKKDPSKSVGSIIVEIHNWLHFKPSYRKAWEAKQKAIARIWGDWDESYQRLPHFFAALQQTNPGSVIWWAFDDHTHVRHRGFEFNKKILRWLFWSFKPAIDSIEFTKPVIQIDGTFLYGKYKHSLLIATTIDGDNSVIPLAYALVESKNVDNWGWFMALLRTYVVRCDGICVISDRNIGIMQTMNNQYLGWDETHAKHRYCLRHVANNFNTHFKNVGLKNLLIKAGRTCQVRKCERVLERVKERNDEAWNWISSLPIEKWSMSHDGGHRYGHANTNVAECVNSILKDARRLPVAALIEHTFYNMVKYFDNRRNVYSDQMANDKVYTSQCLKLLDRRLKVAYTHQVTSFNREDGIFEVKTGYSREMRKGEN